Proteins encoded together in one Microbacterium sp. zg-Y625 window:
- a CDS encoding glycoside hydrolase family 6 protein, with translation MRGRRARPRRPRPRRAVIVVVATGVVIVLGVLTVVGMLITRAAQARSAQPPGVGTTLVVASDSRAVQAADDATASAEQRAAAAYLAEQPTAYWLTPERDPIGEVRERIAHLAAQAREQNASLAVVVYGLPGRDCGGFSVGGLDDADYATWTEEIGTALAGARDVQRIVLLEPDSLALAPECGDLDDRARQLTAAVERLQGDNTWIYLDAGHSDWHSPSVMADIIAGTGLLERVRGFATNVSNYNSAAEEFAYAHALAAELGGGHAVVDTSRSGAGTNGEWCNATGRLIGEPGGAFGDEVVDTNLWVKPPGESDGTCNGGPPAGQWWADAAVELTRDVR, from the coding sequence ATGCGGGGGCGTCGTGCACGCCCGCGCCGGCCACGGCCGCGCCGGGCCGTCATCGTCGTCGTCGCCACCGGGGTCGTCATCGTGCTGGGAGTGCTCACCGTGGTGGGGATGCTCATCACCCGGGCAGCGCAGGCCCGGAGCGCTCAACCGCCCGGGGTCGGCACCACGCTCGTCGTGGCATCCGACTCCCGCGCCGTGCAGGCGGCCGACGATGCCACCGCATCCGCCGAGCAGCGCGCGGCGGCCGCGTACCTGGCCGAGCAGCCGACGGCGTACTGGCTGACGCCCGAACGCGATCCGATCGGAGAGGTCCGGGAACGCATCGCGCACCTCGCCGCGCAGGCCCGCGAGCAGAACGCGTCGCTGGCGGTGGTCGTCTATGGCCTCCCCGGCCGCGACTGCGGCGGCTTCTCGGTCGGCGGACTCGACGACGCGGACTACGCCACCTGGACCGAGGAGATCGGCACGGCACTCGCCGGTGCGCGCGACGTGCAGCGCATCGTGCTGCTGGAACCCGACAGCCTGGCCCTCGCCCCCGAGTGCGGTGACCTCGACGACCGCGCGCGACAGCTCACCGCAGCCGTGGAGCGTCTGCAGGGGGACAACACCTGGATCTACCTCGACGCGGGGCACTCCGACTGGCACTCACCCTCGGTCATGGCCGACATCATCGCCGGCACCGGACTGCTCGAGCGCGTGCGGGGCTTCGCCACGAACGTGTCGAACTACAACTCCGCCGCCGAGGAGTTCGCGTACGCCCACGCCCTCGCCGCCGAACTCGGCGGGGGCCATGCCGTCGTCGACACCTCGCGCAGCGGCGCCGGGACGAACGGCGAGTGGTGCAACGCGACCGGCCGCCTCATCGGCGAACCGGGCGGCGCATTCGGCGACGAGGTCGTCGACACGAACCTGTGGGTCAAGCCTCCCGGCGAGAGCGACGGCACGTGCAACGGCGGCCCGCCCGCCGGGCAGTGGTGGGCGGATGCCGCGGTGGAGCTCACGCGCGATGTGCGGTGA
- a CDS encoding response regulator transcription factor gives MSDLTTPVKTAVIVEDDPDIRHLLVEVLEAMGFSTVSVGNGIDGVRAVLSYQPLITTLDVTMPGIDGFEAARRIREQSDTYIIMLTGLEEEADVVLGFGSGADEYINKPFRPRELRARIEALLRRPRIGGNAPAAPRQDQVGPSFPGARRAPSTGAAMRPAPPETMVEYSPHPGALVGSGVGAAAGSATGAASAHPVQPERSRLGAAGDSRPVVVAATEGPQSGDALATQQTVAARGAETLVHRDLELDPSTRIAVAAGLQLELTRTEFDLLSTLMESKRRVRSKADLTLVLRGESYVTSYYVGEADKRAIEAHMTNLRRKLGDNPSNPRYIETVRGVGYRMTSEAMA, from the coding sequence ATGAGTGATCTGACAACGCCCGTCAAGACGGCGGTGATCGTCGAGGACGACCCCGACATCCGGCATCTGCTCGTCGAAGTACTGGAGGCCATGGGGTTCTCCACGGTCTCGGTGGGCAACGGCATCGACGGGGTGCGGGCAGTGCTCTCGTACCAGCCGCTCATCACGACCCTCGACGTGACCATGCCCGGCATCGACGGGTTCGAAGCCGCCCGCCGCATCCGTGAGCAGAGCGACACGTACATCATCATGCTCACGGGCCTCGAAGAGGAGGCCGATGTCGTGCTCGGCTTCGGGTCGGGTGCCGACGAGTACATCAACAAGCCGTTCCGCCCCCGCGAGCTGCGCGCCCGCATCGAGGCGCTCCTGCGCCGCCCGCGGATCGGCGGCAACGCGCCCGCCGCACCCCGCCAGGACCAGGTGGGCCCGTCGTTCCCCGGAGCCCGGCGGGCGCCCTCGACGGGCGCGGCGATGCGGCCCGCGCCGCCGGAGACGATGGTCGAGTACAGTCCGCATCCGGGCGCCCTGGTGGGGTCGGGTGTCGGTGCCGCGGCGGGATCCGCGACGGGGGCGGCATCCGCTCATCCGGTGCAGCCGGAGCGCTCCCGGCTCGGCGCCGCCGGCGATTCCCGCCCGGTTGTCGTCGCGGCCACGGAGGGCCCGCAGTCCGGCGACGCCCTGGCCACGCAGCAGACGGTGGCGGCGCGGGGCGCCGAGACGCTGGTCCACCGGGACCTCGAGCTCGATCCGTCGACGCGCATCGCGGTGGCAGCCGGCCTGCAGCTGGAGCTCACCCGTACCGAGTTCGACCTGCTCTCGACGCTGATGGAGTCGAAGCGGCGCGTCCGCAGCAAGGCCGATCTGACCCTGGTGCTGCGCGGGGAGTCGTACGTGACGAGCTACTACGTCGGCGAGGCCGACAAGCGGGCCATCGAGGCGCACATGACGAACCTGCGCCGCAAGCTCGGCGACAACCCCTCGAACCCGCGCTACATCGAGACCGTGCGCGGCGTCGGCTACCGCATGACCTCGGAGGCCATGGCCTGA